The Montipora capricornis isolate CH-2021 chromosome 3, ASM3666992v2, whole genome shotgun sequence genome window below encodes:
- the LOC138039816 gene encoding uncharacterized protein: MQVNDPEIKRESQAFFSLTNAGTNCVNQLLEYFSSWYRLKKFVAWILRYREKLKQSSKRRREGLALVQGSPEDRTYDPFSVDEIDRAEKEILKFVQRQSFEEESSRLEEQEEVNGSSDLKSAKERKPLIKKTSAIYKLDPMKVGGLLYVGGRLRQASIPYPAKHQIILPNKHHVVDLIVRYYHLMSDHSGLEHVLSMVRGKFWILKARTAVRKVVIDCFDCKRRQALLGKQKMADLPTDRVTPAKPPLTFVGIDCFGPFLMRRGRSLVKRYGVLFPCMSIRAIHLEVSQSLDTDSFINAMRRFVARRGQPEEVRSDNGGNFVRGEKQLREAIEGWNQHKIGEFPLQQNVKWTFNPPGGSHHGGVWERCIRTVRKVMGALTKEQILDEEGLVTFMCEVESIVNGRPVTKVSDDPKDLEALTPNHLLLLRSGPSLPPGFFQKDEIYSRKRWRQIQYLADIFWRRWIKEYLPSLQERQKWNRPRKNFVIGDIVLVADVNCPRSCWPLARIVDVQRNNTDGFVRRVTVKTKTSTLQRPIDKIILLESA, translated from the coding sequence ATGCAGGTCAACGACCCTGAAATCAAGAGGGAGAGTCAAGCCTTTTTCTCTCTTACCAACGCTGGTACTAATTGTGTCAACCAACTCCTTGAGTACTTTTCATCATGGTATCGTCTTAAGAAATTCGTTGCTTGGATTTTGCGCTATCGGGAGAAGCTGAAGCAGTCATCCAAAAGACGTAGAGAAGGACTGGCACTAGTACAAGGCTCCCCTGAAGACAGGACGTACGACCCTTTTAGTGTAGACGAGATCGACAGAGCTGAAAAGGAAATTCTCAAATTCGTCCAACGACAAAGTTTCGAAGAAGAGTCGTCACGGCTGGAAGAGCAAGAAGAAGTAAACGGAAGCAGCGACTTGAAAAGTGCTAAGGAGAGGAAACCGCTAATTAAGAAAACGAGTGCGATCTACAAGCTTGATCCAATGAAAGTTGGTGGTCTGCTGTACGTCGGTGGGCGTTTGAGACAAGCATCAATTCCATACCCCGCGAAGCACCAAATTATCCTGCCAAATAAGCACCATGTCGTGGATTTGATTGTGCGTTACTACCACTTGATGTCTGATCATTCGGGTCTAGAGCATGTGTTATCCATGGTTCGAGGAAAGTTTTGGATTCTCAAAGCAAGGACGGCTGTAAGGAAGGTTGTCATCGACTGTTTCGACTGCAAAAGAAGGCAAGCCCTGCTAGGAAAGCAGAAAATGGCAGACCTGCCCACAGACCGGGTGACGCCTGCAAAACCACCCTTAACGTTTGTAGGAATTGACTGTTTCGGTCCGTTTCTCATGCGAAGAGGGAGAAGCCTTGTCAAAAGATATGGTGTTCTTTTTCCTTGTATGTCCATACGAGCAATCCATTTAGAAGTCTCCCAGAGTCTGGACACGGATTCCTTTATTAACGCGATGCGACGTTTTGTTGCCCGAAGAGGCCAACCAGAAGAAGTGAGGTCCGACAATGGAGGAAATTTTGTGCGTGGGGAAAAACAGCTGCGGGAAGCAATCGAGGGTTGGAATCAACACAAGATCGGGGAATTTCCACTACAGCAAAACGTGAAATGGACATTCAACCCTCCTGGTGGATCCCATCACGGTGGGGTTTGGGAACGGTGTATAAGAACGGTGAGGAAAGTCATGGGCGCCCTCACAAAAGAGCAAATCCTCGACGAAGAAGGCTTGGTAACCTTTATGTGTGAGGTCGAGTCTATCGTTAACGGAAGACCTGTCACTAAAGTGTCAGATGACCCGAAAGATTTAGAGGCCCTCACgccaaatcatttgcttttaCTCCGCTCAGGACCATCACTACCACCTGGGTTTTTCCAGAAGGATGAAATATACTCTCGCAAGCGGTGGCGACAGATCCAGTACCTGGCGGACATATTCTGGCGAAGGTGGATCAAGGAGTACCTCCCATCCcttcaagaaagacaaaaatgGAATCGACCCAGGAAGAATTTCGTCATTGGCGACATCGTCTTAGTGGCTGATGTGAATTGTCCGCGAAGCTGCTGGCCGCTTGCCCGTATCGTGGATGTACAACGAAATAACACAGACGGCTTCGTTCGAAGAGTAACGGTGAAAACCAAGACATCAACCCTGCAACGACCCATTGACAAAATTATATTACTCGAATCCGCTTAG
- the LOC138039817 gene encoding uncharacterized protein produces MVSYPSSVLLGRLEWDDPIPDDERNRWLSWLEDLPKLEQLSVDRCLKPLGFGKVVSVQLHHFSDASQQGYGAVSYLRFLNDKDAIHCSFMMGKARTAPLKTVTIPRLELSAGVVASRLDKILRKEIDLPVGESVFWTDSTCVISYIQNNDKRFHTFVANRIAIIHDASSPSQWRYVNSEGNPADDASRGLTVDSVISKNR; encoded by the exons ATGGTCAGCTACCCGTCGAGCGTGCTCTTGGG AAGATTGGAGTGGGATGACCCTATTCCTGACGACGAAAGGAATCGTTGGCTAAGTTGGTTGGAAGATCTTCCAAAGCTTGAACAGCTCTCAGTTGATCGCTGTTTGAAGCCACTGGGCTTTGGTAAAGTTGTTTCTGTGCAACTACATCATTTCTCAGACGCTTCTCAACAAGGTTATGGTGCGGTCTCCTACCTCAGATTTCTGAATGATAAAGACGCGATACACTGTTCGTTCATGATGGGAAAGGCAAGGACTGCACCTCTTAAAACCGTGACTATACCAAGGTTAGAGTTGTCGGCAGGCGTCGTGGCATCGAGGCTGGACAAGATACTTCGAAAAGAAATCGATCTCCCCGTAGGTGAATCTGTATTTTGGACAGACAGTACTTGTGTAATCAGCTACATACAAAATAACGACAAGAGGTTTCACACTTTTGTTGCTAATAGGATAGCCATCATACATGATGCATCTTCGCCGTCTCAGTGGAGGTATGTGAATTCAGAAGGGAATCCTGCAGACGACGCTTCGAGAGGTCTTACGGTGGATTCCGTCATCTCCAAGAATCGTTAG
- the LOC138042121 gene encoding uncharacterized protein, which translates to MSDFGDVKDLELKRAELDEAIKNFNTAHQAYHGQLEDRTEIDDSQEYYDATLLLANDTRRIIDDWIQVGFKQPPGPNSEPNLQPEDSVSNSNVGSRTASKSKTRSKACSRSSRSSSVSGARVAAAAKRASLAAEASMLREQQALQQEELRLQQRKQQLALETEIAKLKAEECVLAEAEARFTAAGKIKGVRSIVPPVVKTDFCEPEASKVMPSDTQRLFARTEQLPISDLGAGRHRHREVDSRNSISSEEGFRQFMDLQWQQQEQNRNIMHIQQQQNHQVQQLLKQQQLHTLALTLPQPEVPTFTGDPIEYCNFIRAFENMIEAETTSYSARLYYLVQCTTGDVQELMRSCLAMDSEKGYREARKLLTKRYGQPYRIASACVERVTNGPAIKSEDGAALQSFSVLLTSCKNALTDIGYLSKIENPDSLKKVVSRLPFNLRQKWRDVADTITERQEREVIISDVASFVEEKTRILTHPIFGDISSEPKGKGGLDKRKSTSRRVSSFAADAHNPDHTGEGVSEEIPVPRLNRNSLYCPLCKSPHWLSQCNDFRRRGVSERYEFVREKELCYNCLVPGHYVAACPKTSFCKVDGCHDKHSTFLHPPSARFDGATQPETGAQSAYVSVGKPRRTVTGAGTSVTRLPVVPVKVRAKGSNTLLLTYAFLDGGSNTTFCSDQLLKDLGVRGIDTTLSLTTMERENSTKASSMVQLEVFDLDENNFIELPLVFSTPVLPISSESVPRQEDVDRWSHLKGIRIAEIDARVGLLIGHDVPKALEPKEVKESQDGGPYATRTLLGWAINGPLGRNGNGARTTNFIRRDAELDHMFQRFCNMEFNDSLLDNTKEMSLDDKRALEIMESSAVHKEGHYEIALPWRYSPSCLPNNRVLAEHRLVLLRRKLVKDPDLFQKYSSFIDNLLDKDYARQVPDHQSIKSEKATWFLPHHPVFHPKIPEKVRVVFDCAAKYRGVSLNDVLLPGPDMTNSLIGVLTRFRQERITVMADVEYMYYQVRVPPSDSDVLRFLWWPGNDLESQPKEYQMRVHLFGAVSSPSCTNFALRKAADDNLRQFDFEAINTVKRNFYVDDCLKSVQGEEEAIRLTDDLRRLLGKGGFN; encoded by the coding sequence ATGTCGGACTTTGGCGACGTGAAAGACCTAGAGCTGAAGCGTGCCGAGTTGGATGAAGCGATAAAAAACTTTAATACGGCGCACCAAGCTTACCATGGTCAGCTCGAGGACCGAACCGAGATCGATGATTCACAAGAATATTACGACGCTACCCTGCTCCTTGCTAATGACACTAGAAGAATAATCGACGACTGGATTCAAGTTGGCTTTAAACAACCGCCAGGGCCAAACAGTGAACCGAACCTTCAACCCGAGGACTCTGTTAGCAATAGCAATGTTGGCTCTCGAACTGCTTCAAAGTCTAAGACCAGATCTAAGGCCTGCTCGCGATCCTCAAGAAGTAGTTCAGTGTCTGGTGCTAGAGTAGCGGCCGCGGCGAAAAGGGCATCCTTGGCGGCCGAAGCCTCAATGCTGCGAGAACAACAAGCTTTGCAACAGGAAGAACTCCGCTTGCAACAAAGGAAGCAACAGCTAGCTCTCGAGACCGAGATTGCCAAACTTAAAGCGGAAGAATGTGTCCTAGCAGAAGCCGAGGCACGGTTCACAGCAGCTGGCAAGATTAAGGGTGTCCGGAGTATTGTTCCACCTGTGGTCAAAACGGACTTCTGCGAGCCTGAAGCGTCTAAAGTAATGCCCAGCGACACCCAGCGACTCTTTGCTCGAACTGAACAACTTCCAATTTCTGATCTGGGTGCTGGGAGACACCGGCACAGAGAGGTGGATTCTCGAAATTCGATTTCTAGCGAGGAAGGATTCCGACAGTTTATGGACTTGCAGTGGCAGCAGCAGGAACAAAATCGTAATATAATGCATATACAACAACAGCAGAACCACCAAGTGCAACAGCTGCTAAAGCAACAACAGTTACATACCTTGGCCCTGACCTTGCCTCAGCCTGAAGTGCCAACTTTTACTGGGGATCCTATTGAGTACTGCAATTTTATTAGAGCATTCGAGAACATGATAGAAGCTGAAACCACAAGCTATAGTGCCAGATTGTACTACCTCGTGCAATGCACAACAGGCGACGTACAGGAACTAATGCGAAGTTGTCTCGCAATGGATTCTGAGAAAGGCTATCGTGAGGCTAGGAAACTCCTTACTAAGCGTTATGGACAGCCATACAGGATCGCCTCGGCATGTGTTGAACGAGTCACCAATGGGCCTGCTATCAAGTCTGAAGATGGAGCAGCTCTACAGTCGTTTTCTGTCCTTTTAACCAGTTGCAAGAACGCTTTAACTGACATTGGCTATCTCAGTAAAATTGAGAACCCCGACAGCTTAAAGAAAGTAGTGTCCAGGCTTCCTTTCAACCTGCGCCAGAAGTGGCGTGATGTAGCGGACACCATTACAGAGAGGCAGGAGAGAGAAGTAATCATCAGTGACGTCGCGAGTTTCGTAGAGGAGAAAACCCGTATATTAACGCATCCCATTTTTGGAGACATATCTAGCGAACCGAAAGGCAAAGGCGGCCTTGACAAGAGAAAATCGACAAGCAGAAGGGTCTCTTCGTTCGCAGCCGACGCCCACAACCCTGATCACACTGGTGAAGGTGTCTCTGAGGAGATTCCGGTGCCAAGACTCAATCGTAACAGTCTATACTGCCCGTTATGCAAATCTCCTCATTGGCTATCTCAATGTAATGATTTCAGAAGAAGAGGCGTCAGCGAAAGATACGAATTTGTACGAGAGAAAGAACTTTGCTATAATTGTCTTGTTCCCGGTCATTACGTCGCTGCTTGCCCAAAGACGAGCTTTTGCAAGGTGGACGGGTGTCACGACAAGCATTCAACATTCCTACACCCACCTTCGGCGCGGTTTGATGGCGCAACCCAGCCAGAGACAGGAGCTCAGAGCGCCTATGTAAGTGTTGGCAAACCACGTCGTACTGTTACTGGGGCCGGAACATCAGTAACCAGATTACCTGTGGTACCAGTTAAAGTGAGAGCCAAAGGGAGTAACACCCTTTTGCTTACGTACGCCTTCCTAGACGGTGGTTCGAATACGACCTTCTGCAGTGATCAGCTATTGAAGGACCTTGGAGTCAGAGGTATCGACACCACATTATCGCTAACCACGATGGAAAGAGAAAATAGCACGAAAGCGAGTTCTATGGTCCAGCTAGAAGTCTTCGATTtagatgaaaataattttatagaaCTACCGCTGGTGTTTTCTACTCCTGTACTGCCAATTTCATCAGAGAGTGTACCTCGTCAAGAAGATGTTGACAGGTGGTCCCATCTAAAAGGAATACGTATTGCAGAGATAGACGCCCGTGTTGGTTTACTGATAGGCCACGATGTACCTAAAGCTCTGGAACCAAAAGAGGTTAAGGAAAGTCAGGATGGAGGTCCATATGCAACAAGAACTTTGCTAGGCTGGGCAATTAATGGCCCGTTAGGCAGAAACGGGAACGGTGCTCGTACTACCAATTTCATTAGAAGAGACGCCGAACTCGATCACATGTTCCAGAGATTTTGTAATATGGAATTTAACGATTCGTTGCTTGACAATACGAAGGAGATGTCTCTCGACGACAAAAGAGCATTGGAGATCATGGAATCTTCCGCCGTTCACAAAGAAGGCCACTATGAGATAGCCTTACCATGGAGATATTCGCCATCCTGTCTGCCAAACAACAGAGTTCTAGCGGAACATCGACTGGTTCTGTTAAGAAGAAAGCTTGTCAAGGACCCAGATCTCTTCCAGAAGTACTCCTCCTTCATCGACAACCTTTTAGACAAAGACTACGCCAGACAGGTTCCAGATCATCAGAGTATTAAATCGGAAAAGGCTACTTGGTTTTTACCACATCATCCAGTGTTCCATCCGAAGATACCTGAGAAAGTCCGCGTTGTGTTTGACTGTGCAGCGAAATACAGAGGCGTTTCTCTCAACGACGTACTGCTACCGGGCCCGGACATGACCAACTCCCTCATTGGCGTTCTTACTCGGTTCCGACAGGAACGGATCACCGTTATGGCCGACGTAGAGTACATGTACTACCAAGTTCGTGTTCCACCCAGCGATTCGGATGTCCTACGCTTCCTGTGGTGGCCTGGGAACGATCTTGAAAGTCAACCTAAAGAGTACCAGATGAGAGTTCACTTATTCGGTGCAGTGTCTTCTCCAAGCTGTACGAACTTTGCTCTAAGGAAAGCAGCAGACGACAACTTGCGGCAATTTGACTTCGAGGCAATCAACACGgtcaaaagaaacttttacgtTGACGACTGCTTAAAGTCTGTGCAAGGAGAAGAGGAAGCTATTCGTCTGACCGATGATCTTAGAAGGCTTCTAGGAAAGGGAGGTTTCAATTAA